The Carassius gibelio isolate Cgi1373 ecotype wild population from Czech Republic chromosome B11, carGib1.2-hapl.c, whole genome shotgun sequence genomic sequence cggtggaaacagggctcatatctcaattctgagtaaAACACAATTTATATCAATAAGAGAAATTGTCAGAATTGCTAGATGTTAACTTGCattgtgagagaaaaagttagaattgtgagattaaaattacaattacttTTTAAAGTGATGTTTATGTTTGTCAGGCGCCCCTAACCACTTCAGATACTGCTGTCCTCTCTGGATCTCTCTCAACACGTAATGGCAACGGGGGAGGAAATATAAACCTTTGTGTGCGGCGTGTGACCTCAGCAAGAGGCTGGGGAGAGGCGAGACTCTTTCCAACatacctgaattttttttattttattttttgtggtatGGTTCTgatgttcctgtttgtttgtgtgtctaaAGCTTGAGTTTGGTGCAGGGGACATTAGAGGACCTTTATTTGGGATGAAAGTGTTCCGTAATGTAACTGCCCGCTGGTAGGTGTCCATCTGCGTGTGATGAGGCtgatttgtgtttctgttttctgGGAATCTCATATAAGTTTTGTCACCTAGCTTTGTGACTGCCCAGTGGGGATTACAGTTCTCCTCACGTGGTGTGCAGCCCAGTGCCACTACAATGATGGCCCGCCACCTGGACCAGAACACTATGGGTTACCTGCAGTGGCGCTGGGGAAGCCAGTCTGCCATGACCACCAGCATTGTCAGGGACACCAAAACAAGCCACTTCACGCTGGCCCTGCAGGTGAAACCTATGCAGGGGTACACTGATGATGGTAATTTGTTTAGTTCAAAACAAAGTTAATGCATTAAGAATGCAATCCATCTGTTCTTATTCCTGTTCCTCAGCTGGGTGTTCCTCATTCCTACCTGATGATGAGCTATCAGTACAAATTCCAGGATGAAGACCAGACTAAGGTCAAAGGTTCTATCAAGTATGTGTTTTACCTACAGCTTTCAATATAGATGGCCAATCAATACACTTCTATTTACTTCTTAatacttctatttttaaataattttaaatattcattgtaGGTAAATATTCAATGTGTTGCCCAGAGTCAGTTTCAAGTAAAAacatcggtagcactttattttacagtcctgctcctcatgtaaatactatgtacttattaaagtaattacaataactatgtaataactaggtactaaccctgaacctacccctaaacctaaccctaccccatgtagttaccttgtattaccagaactttcttagataaatacactgtgagtaaactataagtacatgttagtacacgtactgtaaaataaagtgcaaccaaaacatCTTCTCTGATAACTCAGTCTTTGTATTCAACAGGACTGGGTTCTTTGGCACTGTGGTTGAATATGGTGCCGAGCGCAAGATCAGTCGCCACAGTGTTCTGGCTGCAACTGTCAGCATTGGTGTACCCCAAGGAGTCTCCCTCAAAATCAGGTTAGCACTGACCTGAGTTTAACCGCAATAAACACAGCTCAGCAGAACAGCAAACTAACCAACTCCGGCTGCTCTTGGGTGGTCTATTTATGACAGTCATTTTCTTCTCTCTACAGGTTGAACAGAGGCAGTCAAACCTACCTCTTCCCTATTCACCTAACCGACCAGATTTTACCCAGCGCTGTGTTTTATGCCACTGTGGGCCCACTGGCCATCTACTTAGCTGTCCAGAAGCTTATTATTATGCCTTATGTACGAGCCCAGAAGGAACAGTGAGTTATTATCTACAATTACTGCCCTGAAACCGCCCATTTTCCTGAAACCCGTCTTTACATTACCTCAGTTTCTCCGTTGATGAAGGGCCCTGACTGTTTGGTTGTTTACAGGGAGTTGGAGAAGCAGAAGGAGGATTCAGCTTCAGAAATTGCTCGGAGGAAGCAAGAGGCTGAAGCTTCCGtgagttaaataaatacatagacaaCAATGACCATCTCCCTGTTGCCAACACAATCAGCCATTTATCAGTGCATATATGTTTTCTTGTGTTGTCATTTCTTTGGTTTTTAGGTTTTGTTGATGCAAGAGTCAGTGAAGAGAATTATTGATGCTGAGGAATCTAAAATGGGTTTGTGAAATGcacttttatgtttgttttttaatacttTCAGATACAAGTTAAGCTGTATGGACAGCATCTGGGTGATATACTGGTAATTACCACAAAATCATTTCCATTCAttctaaaaacacacaaaaatcgCAGAGTAAAGTCCCCGATATACTTTTAACGTAATAATAATTTTCGAACATTCCAACACCCCCTTTTGCTGGAGGCGGGTGCAGATTATTGTAAACATGACTCACGACGCTCGTGCGTATGCCCTAAACACAACAACGATGAAATTATGAACTGTAGGCAATCTAGGTATGAGACGATcaccaatggtcagaatattatagacaaagGAATAAAGATTAtcagcagttcagagtcaagtatcatgtttgcaatacaaaagaaccataatcagtcctttatgggaagtgtgaatCTCTCATTGTCTTTCTTCTTTATATCTTTACACTTTACCTTCATTattttcatggctttggaaaacaTGTCTCGGATGTTTGTCTGTGTCGCTTTTTTTTGACTCTGGGTCGTCGACACCCAGCTTCATTGTaatttctttctaggaattaaatgCTTTTTATGAATCTTTAAAGTATGTCCGTGAGTGATCATACAGGTGCAGATATAATCTGTGACAGCTCAGCTATTCAACACTGTAGTGTATTCATGTGGCTAGTGACTAAGCTGGAGATATAGTTCTCTTGCCTGACCTCTGTTAAACGAGAAACGaacctggaaaaaaaaattgcatgtcaaaaaaggtggagtttcagaacacacccaccAATTGGGTAACCGCCACAGACCAATggaagctcaaaggtgtttaggatCCAAAACAAACTCCCCCAGAAAGTTTGCTTTGGTCAGCTGTTTCAAACTGTTGAAACGAACTCAAAACAAACTTCGTTTCAGCCTGATTTAGTTCAAAATGGCGTCTTACCAGTTCATTCTTCGATTTCGTTTGAAGTATATCGGACCTAAAaaccctgttcacaccaagaacgataactataaaaataacgatagtagcgtccacaccagcaaaCGATATCTTCTGTTTATTCCAAGTGCACactcgtctgctgctttaaattcttgaGCACTttacagcaggatggattctgattggctgtcaatttCTTTATCGTACATCCGCTGGAGAAAATTTTTTTAGAACTATTTCTTTATCCTGattcattatctttatagttatcgtccgtgatgtgaatgggccttaatgcaataaaatatttaagaatataagAATAGCCAGTATATCCATAcaacattaaatatatacagttgTGCTCATCAATTTGCATGCCCCTTGCAgaatatgcaaaatgttaataattttaacaaaataagagggatcataaaATAccatgttatttgtttgtttaatactgtcctgaataagctatttcacataacagatgtttaaatattctccacaagacaaaataataactgaatttataaaaaatgaccctgtttttctgttttgtaataGTTATACATGAATCCGTTCCATTGTTGGTCCTGAGCAGATCACctgcctgctgttcttctgaaaaatcctccagctcctgcacattcttttgttttccaacattttctgcacattttaaccctttccaacagtgactatctgattttgagatccatcctTTTACAtggaggacaactgagggactcatacaTAACTATTATATAAGATGAAAACATTTACTGTTGCTTGAGAAGGAAACATGATACATTAAGAGCCAGAGGGTGTCAACTTTTGAACAGAAAGATGAtgtaaatttttcttattttgtttaaagatcatattttttcatttggtaTTGCACTTAAGAAGCtacataaatacttttttaaacatttttcccagaagacaaaaaaaGTAGAATTTACCCTGATCATCCAGTTCAAAAAGTTTACACCCCCCAGCTATTTTGTGTGAGCAGTTGAATTGCTCAGGaccaacaagggactcatgaacaaataTCCCAAAATACAAAGACAGCTGTTAATTATCGAGGAAACCACACATAGTATTACGATTCaaggggtcatttttataaattcagttattgttttgtcttgtggagaatatttaaacatctgttatgtgaaatagcttattcaggacagtattaaataaaaataacatgcaattttcatgATCCCTCTTACTTTGTTAAAATTCTTAACATTTTGCTCATCTGCAAGGGGCATGTACATTCATGAGCACATCTGTATGTTACTTTTACACTTTTCTGTCCCTACAGCTTAAaatgaaacattcattttaaattagcaatgtgttgcaaatcaaaaaaatttttaattctaGGTCTCCTCATTCTAAATGCTTGGTATGGCAAATTTGTGTCAGACAATAGTCAGAAACCTGAGAGAGCAAAGGTCATTGATGTGACTGTCCCGCTCCAGTGCTTAGTGAAAGACTCTAAACTCACCCTTACCGAAGCATCAAAGGTCAGACATGTTCAATTCAattgaattcaattcaaatttatt encodes the following:
- the LOC127967857 gene encoding dnaJ homolog subfamily C member 11 isoform X1; its protein translation is MAAALENELEVDNEDYYSLLNVRREATQEELKSSYRRLCMLYHPDKHRDPELKRQAEQLFTYVHQAYEVLSDPQSRAIYDIFGKKGLEVEGWEVVERKRTPAEIREEYERLQRERDERRLQQRTNPKGTISVGIDATDLFDRYEEDFEDVPGGGFPHIDINRMHISQSIEAPLTTSDTAVLSGSLSTRNGNGGGNINLCVRRVTSARGWGELEFGAGDIRGPLFGMKVFRNVTARCFVTAQWGLQFSSRGVQPSATTMMARHLDQNTMGYLQWRWGSQSAMTTSIVRDTKTSHFTLALQLGVPHSYLMMSYQYKFQDEDQTKVKGSIKTGFFGTVVEYGAERKISRHSVLAATVSIGVPQGVSLKIRLNRGSQTYLFPIHLTDQILPSAVFYATVGPLAIYLAVQKLIIMPYVRAQKEQELEKQKEDSASEIARRKQEAEASVLLMQESVKRIIDAEESKMGLLILNAWYGKFVSDNSQKPERAKVIDVTVPLQCLVKDSKLTLTEASKAGLPGFYDPCVGEEKSLKLLYQFRGAMHQVLSGDTEPLRIPKQFHSHMSLLKKNCEHKTC
- the LOC127967857 gene encoding dnaJ homolog subfamily C member 11 isoform X2, coding for MAAALENELEVDNEDYYSLLNVRREATQEELKSSYRRLCMLYHPDKHRDPELKRQAEQLFTYVHQAYEVLSDPQSRAIYDIFGKKGLEVEGWEVVERKRTPAEIREEYERLQRERDERRLQQRTNPKGTISVGIDATDLFDRYEEDFEDVPGGGFPHIDINRMHISQSIEAPLTTSDTAVLSGSLSTRNGNGGGNINLCVRRVTSARGWGELEFGAGDIRGPLFGMKVFRNVTARCFVTAQWGLQFSSRGVQPSATTMMARHLDQNTMGYLQWRWGSQSAMTTSIVRDTKTSHFTLALQLGVPHSYLMMSYQYKFQDEDQTKVKGSIKTGFFGTVVEYGAERKISRHSVLAATVSIGVPQGVSLKIRLNRGSQTYLFPIHLTDQILPSAVFYATVGPLAIYLAVQKLIIMPYVRAQKEQELEKQKEDSASEIARRKQEAEASVLLMQESVKRIIDAEESKMGLLILNAWYGKFVSDNSQKPERAKVIDVTVPLQCLVKDSKLTLTEASKAGLPGFYDPCVGEEKSLKLLYQFRGAMHQVLSGDTEPLRIPKQSHRISSET